Proteins from a single region of Macaca fascicularis isolate 582-1 chromosome 5, T2T-MFA8v1.1:
- the LOC102141598 gene encoding peptidyl-prolyl cis-trans isomerase FKBP1A: MGVQVETISPGDGRTFPKRGQTCVVHYTGMLEDGKKFDSSRDRNKPFKFMLGKQEVIRGWEEGVAQMSVGQRAKLTISPDYAYGATGHPGIIPPHATLVFDVELLKLE, translated from the coding sequence ATGGGAGTGCAGGTGGAAACCATCTCCCCAGGAGACGGGCGCACCTTCCCGAAGCGCGGCCAGACCTGCGTGGTGCACTACACGGGGATGCTTGAAGATGGAAAGAAATTTGATTCCTCCCGGGACAGAAACAAGCCCTTTAAGTTTATGCTAGGCAAGCAGGAGGTGATCCGAGGCTGGGAAGAAGGGGTTGCCCAGATGAGTGTGGGTCAGAGAGCCAAACTGACTATATCTCCAGATTATGCCTATGGTGCCACTGGGCACCCAGGCATCATCCCACCACATGCCACTCTCGTCTTCGATGTGGAGCTTCTAAAACTGGAATGA